The following coding sequences lie in one Stenotrophomonas rhizophila genomic window:
- the pelA gene encoding pectate lyase — MAARPAARVNVRRLAVLLWIALPCATMAQGPDIALRGFQDGIHHWQSGHGTDYPRYRPDQYRQIADNLLVLQRGGGGWAVNQDPQRILDDTARTQALADQATPGGSFDNRNIYTQVAYLAEAFARSGDVRYRDAAVHGLDFILAEQIDSCGGWPHSVPSRTAYHGHITFADDVTSGVLTTLRRVLREPVFGFITSDQRARVDAAVTAGDACLLRLQVRQDGVATIWAGQYDRTTLLPAQGRKFELPALVTDESVGVVRYLMAIPDPSPAVVAAINAAMAWFQAHAVTGWRLETFETTPAQFQFHRTTVDRRLVADAGAPLLWGRFHDLQDSSVLLANREGERVARFDEIPRERRTGYHWYGTWPQALITTDYPRWQQRTAGTGAR; from the coding sequence GTGGCTGCCCGCCCTGCTGCGCGCGTAAACGTGCGGCGGCTCGCGGTCCTGCTGTGGATCGCCCTGCCCTGCGCCACGATGGCGCAGGGCCCGGACATCGCGCTGCGCGGCTTCCAGGACGGCATCCACCACTGGCAGAGCGGGCACGGCACGGACTACCCGCGCTATCGCCCGGACCAGTACCGACAGATCGCCGACAACCTGCTTGTGCTGCAGCGTGGCGGCGGTGGCTGGGCGGTCAACCAGGACCCGCAACGCATCCTCGATGACACCGCCCGTACGCAGGCGCTGGCCGACCAGGCTACGCCCGGGGGCAGCTTCGACAACCGCAACATCTACACCCAGGTGGCCTACCTCGCCGAGGCCTTCGCGCGCAGCGGTGACGTGCGCTATCGCGATGCCGCCGTACACGGGCTGGACTTCATCCTCGCCGAGCAGATCGACAGCTGTGGTGGCTGGCCGCATTCGGTGCCGTCCCGTACCGCGTACCACGGCCACATCACCTTCGCCGACGACGTCACCAGTGGCGTGCTGACCACGCTGCGGCGCGTGCTGCGCGAGCCGGTGTTCGGCTTCATCACTTCCGATCAGCGTGCCCGCGTGGACGCCGCCGTGACCGCCGGGGATGCCTGCCTGCTGCGCCTGCAGGTGCGCCAGGACGGCGTGGCGACGATCTGGGCCGGGCAGTACGACCGCACCACCCTGCTGCCCGCGCAGGGCCGGAAGTTCGAGCTGCCCGCACTGGTCACCGACGAGAGTGTCGGCGTGGTCCGTTACCTGATGGCGATCCCGGACCCGTCGCCGGCGGTGGTCGCCGCCATCAACGCCGCCATGGCGTGGTTCCAGGCGCACGCAGTAACCGGGTGGCGGTTGGAGACGTTCGAGACGACCCCGGCGCAGTTCCAGTTCCATCGCACCACCGTCGACCGCCGCCTGGTCGCCGACGCCGGCGCGCCGCTGCTGTGGGGGCGCTTCCACGACCTGCAGGACAGTTCGGTGCTGCTGGCCAACCGCGAGGGCGAACGGGTGGCCCGTTTCGACGAGATTCCGCGCGAGCGCCGCACCGGCTACCACTGGTACGGCACCTGGCCGCAGGCCCTGATCACCACCGACTACCCGCGCTGGCAACAGCGCACCGCCGGGACCGGGGCGCGCTGA
- a CDS encoding TRAP transporter large permease, which translates to MGITILFTVFAVLLLLGVPVAYALAAAALATLWYLDLPTLVLVQQISAGTGSASLIAIPLFIFAGEIMMRGGISERLISLASSLVGRMRGGLGQVSILSSLFFGGVSGSAIADVSAVGGTMIPQMVKRGYDRDFAVNVSITAALVALLVPPSHNLILFSAAAGGGLSIADLFAAGIVPALLMTVVLMITGYLVARRRGYGVEIFPGWRAVLLRLVSALPGLGLVALIFIGIRAGIFTAVESAAIAVVYALLVTTVLYRQLNWREFMGTVTHAARSTGVILFVIATAAVFGWLLAYLEVPAAAVNFLQSFAHSQFMVLLMIVVMLLLLGTFMDLAPMILICTPIFLPVAKAYGIDPIHFGLVLVLTGGLGLVTPPVGSVLFIGTAIGKISVGESMRSIWPFWFAALGVLLIVTFFPEMSLWLPALLRA; encoded by the coding sequence ATGGGTATCACGATCCTGTTTACCGTTTTCGCGGTGCTGCTGCTGCTGGGCGTGCCGGTGGCCTATGCGCTGGCCGCCGCCGCCCTGGCCACGCTGTGGTACCTGGACCTGCCCACCCTGGTGCTGGTCCAGCAGATCTCCGCCGGCACCGGCTCGGCCTCGCTGATCGCCATTCCCTTGTTCATCTTCGCCGGTGAAATCATGATGCGCGGCGGCATCTCCGAACGCCTGATCTCGCTGGCCTCCTCGCTGGTGGGGCGCATGCGCGGTGGCCTGGGCCAGGTGTCGATCCTGTCCTCGCTGTTCTTCGGTGGCGTGTCCGGTTCGGCCATCGCCGATGTCTCGGCGGTGGGCGGCACGATGATTCCGCAGATGGTCAAGCGCGGCTACGACCGCGACTTCGCGGTCAACGTCAGCATCACTGCCGCGCTGGTCGCGCTGCTGGTGCCGCCGTCGCACAACCTGATCCTGTTCTCGGCCGCGGCCGGCGGCGGGCTGTCGATCGCCGACCTGTTCGCGGCCGGTATCGTGCCGGCGCTGCTGATGACCGTCGTCCTGATGATCACCGGTTATCTCGTGGCACGCCGCCGCGGTTACGGCGTGGAAATCTTCCCGGGCTGGCGCGCGGTGCTGCTGCGGCTGGTCTCGGCGCTGCCGGGCCTGGGCCTGGTGGCGCTGATCTTCATCGGTATCCGCGCGGGCATCTTCACCGCGGTGGAAAGCGCGGCCATCGCCGTGGTCTACGCCCTGCTGGTCACCACCGTGCTGTACCGCCAGCTCAACTGGCGCGAGTTCATGGGCACGGTGACCCATGCGGCGCGCAGCACCGGTGTGATCCTGTTCGTGATCGCCACCGCCGCGGTGTTCGGCTGGCTGCTGGCCTACCTGGAAGTGCCCGCGGCCGCGGTGAACTTCCTGCAGTCCTTCGCGCACAGCCAGTTCATGGTGCTGCTGATGATCGTGGTGATGCTGTTGCTGCTGGGCACCTTCATGGACCTGGCACCGATGATCCTGATCTGCACGCCGATCTTCCTGCCGGTGGCCAAGGCCTACGGCATCGACCCGATCCACTTCGGCCTGGTGCTGGTGCTGACCGGTGGTCTGGGCCTGGTGACGCCGCCGGTGGGCTCGGTGCTGTTCATCGGTACCGCAATCGGCAAGATCAGCGTGGGCGAGAGCATGCGCTCGATCTGGCCCTTCTGGTTCGCCGCGTTGGGCGTGCTGTTGATCGTCACCTTCTTCCCGGAAATGTCGCTGTGGCTGCCCGCCCTGCTGCGCGCGTAA
- a CDS encoding TRAP transporter small permease, with translation MSDPTSEPPVIVSAPQRVLNVIADVAIHIAVIALLGLVVVQGWQVFARYVINDSPSWTEPVTLLLLATAMSLGAATGVHTRRHFGFFLLAAHMGPGLRRAVDVFAALVVAVLGTVIAWWAAVLLLDGLDIKAAGANLPQSINYLPLSIGGALMAIFAVNQMVQAVLPVDADTVAEGDR, from the coding sequence ATGTCCGACCCGACTTCCGAACCCCCCGTCATCGTCAGCGCGCCGCAGCGCGTGCTCAACGTCATCGCCGACGTCGCCATCCACATTGCCGTCATCGCCCTGCTCGGGCTGGTGGTGGTGCAGGGCTGGCAGGTGTTCGCACGCTACGTCATCAACGATTCGCCCAGCTGGACCGAGCCGGTCACGCTGCTGCTGCTGGCCACCGCGATGAGCCTGGGCGCGGCCACTGGCGTGCACACCCGCCGCCACTTCGGCTTCTTCCTGCTGGCCGCGCACATGGGCCCGGGCCTGCGCCGCGCGGTGGACGTGTTCGCCGCGCTGGTGGTGGCCGTGCTCGGCACCGTGATTGCATGGTGGGCCGCGGTGCTGCTGCTGGACGGCCTGGACATCAAGGCGGCCGGCGCCAACCTGCCGCAGAGCATCAACTACCTGCCGCTGTCCATTGGCGGCGCACTGATGGCGATCTTCGCCGTGAACCAGATGGTGCAGGCTGTGCTGCCCGTCGACGCCGACACCGTTGCCGAGGGAGACCGCTGA
- a CDS encoding TRAP transporter substrate-binding protein → MFTRRNFLGTGLGALAVPALAACSRSTGSAPAGAQLLTATDVHVADYPTVTAVKWIGQQLEHKTGGRLKLRQYHSGQLGRESEAIDMARFGAIDITRVYSGALNNAFPLTQALCLPYVFESVAHMRRALDGGVADAVLKGFETRDLVGLAIYDSGARCFYNTKHPIVEPKDLHGLKLRVASSDIFIQLMRLLGANPTPMSLGDTFSGMETHMIDGAENNMRSFHSSRHFEAAHYWSQSDHSYAPDVLLMSRQSLEALTPADRALVIETARESVTVMRQQWDASENTARQAVADFGITFNAVDMPAFRKAADPLLQQYLQQPALAALTRRIRDFA, encoded by the coding sequence ATGTTCACTCGCAGAAATTTCCTTGGCACCGGTCTGGGCGCGCTTGCCGTGCCTGCGCTGGCGGCCTGTTCGCGGTCAACGGGCAGCGCGCCGGCCGGTGCGCAGTTGCTGACCGCCACCGACGTCCACGTGGCCGACTACCCCACCGTCACCGCGGTGAAGTGGATCGGCCAGCAGCTGGAACACAAGACCGGCGGCCGCCTGAAGCTGCGCCAGTACCACTCCGGCCAGCTCGGCCGTGAGTCCGAGGCGATCGACATGGCCCGCTTCGGCGCCATCGACATCACCCGGGTCTACTCCGGTGCACTCAACAACGCCTTTCCGCTGACCCAGGCGCTGTGCCTGCCCTACGTGTTCGAGTCGGTGGCGCACATGCGCCGCGCGCTGGACGGTGGCGTGGCCGACGCAGTGCTGAAGGGCTTCGAGACCCGCGACCTGGTCGGCCTGGCCATCTACGATTCCGGCGCGCGCTGCTTCTACAACACCAAGCACCCCATCGTGGAGCCCAAGGACCTGCACGGCCTGAAGCTGCGCGTGGCGTCGTCGGACATCTTCATCCAGCTGATGCGCCTGCTGGGTGCCAACCCCACCCCGATGTCGCTGGGCGACACTTTCTCGGGCATGGAAACGCACATGATCGACGGTGCGGAAAACAACATGCGCAGCTTCCATTCCAGCCGTCATTTCGAGGCCGCGCATTACTGGTCGCAGAGTGACCATTCCTATGCGCCGGACGTGCTGCTGATGTCGCGCCAGAGCCTGGAGGCGCTCACCCCGGCCGACCGCGCGCTGGTGATCGAGACCGCGCGTGAATCGGTCACGGTGATGCGCCAGCAGTGGGATGCCTCGGAAAACACCGCCCGCCAGGCCGTGGCCGACTTCGGCATCACGTTCAACGCCGTCGACATGCCGGCCTTCCGCAAGGCCGCCGATCCGCTGCTGCAGCAGTACCTGCAGCAGCCGGCGCTGGCCGCGCTTACCCGTCGCATCCGCGACTTCGCCTGA
- a CDS encoding 2-keto-4-pentenoate hydratase: MSNDNGKQDLPDHGLGEIARHFVGARQQGRSLPDFPGTIPADLVTAYQVQDQAIALWGDQVVGWKVGYIAAERRDASGDDRLLGPIFSRNLQNATGGTVDIPVFVGGFGAVEAEYVIQLQEDAPADKLHWTPEEAEALAARLFIGVEVASSPLATINKLGPRVVVSDFGNNNGLVLGTEIADWTLLDDADLRAETRIDGEVVGTGGATLLPGGLRTAYAFALGRSAQRGRPLKAGDLIASGNATGIHDIAVGQQALIRFAGYGDITCRAIAAG; this comes from the coding sequence TTGAGCAACGACAACGGCAAACAGGACCTGCCAGACCACGGTTTGGGTGAGATCGCCCGCCACTTCGTCGGCGCCCGCCAACAGGGCCGATCCCTGCCGGATTTCCCGGGCACGATCCCCGCCGACCTGGTCACCGCCTACCAGGTGCAGGACCAGGCCATCGCGCTGTGGGGCGACCAGGTAGTGGGCTGGAAAGTGGGCTACATCGCCGCCGAACGCCGCGATGCCTCGGGCGATGACCGCCTGCTGGGCCCGATTTTCTCGCGCAATCTGCAAAATGCTACCGGTGGAACAGTGGACATTCCGGTGTTCGTCGGCGGCTTCGGCGCGGTCGAGGCCGAGTACGTGATCCAGCTGCAGGAAGACGCCCCGGCCGACAAGCTGCACTGGACGCCGGAGGAAGCCGAGGCGCTGGCCGCCCGGCTGTTCATCGGCGTGGAAGTGGCCAGCAGCCCGTTGGCCACCATCAACAAACTCGGCCCGCGCGTGGTGGTGTCCGATTTCGGCAACAACAACGGCCTGGTGCTCGGCACCGAGATCGCCGACTGGACCCTCCTGGACGATGCCGACCTGCGTGCGGAAACCCGCATCGACGGTGAGGTGGTCGGTACCGGCGGTGCCACCCTGTTGCCCGGTGGCCTGCGTACCGCCTACGCCTTCGCCCTGGGCCGTTCGGCGCAGCGCGGTCGGCCGTTGAAGGCCGGCGACCTGATCGCCAGCGGCAACGCCACCGGCATCCACGACATTGCCGTAGGCCAACAGGCACTGATCCGTTTCGCCGGTTACGGCGACATTACCTGCAGGGCCATCGCTGCCGGGTAA
- a CDS encoding alpha/beta hydrolase, which translates to MRRPLLLPLLMLLLLASPLALARAAERSVPATEPAAGAPDRIELWPHGQVPGETGPASVPNVIERSTDPALPDRYIDNVGAPYLVVYRPARPNGSALLVVPGGGYQRIVLDKEGTALVPAFVDEGGVTLFVLRYRLPAGRNDRQAALADAQRAMRVIRAGAARWQLDPARIGVMGFSAGGHVAARLSNGFDTPVYPHRDAIDALSARPDVALLIYPVIDMGSHAHTGSRSRLLGPHPDSTLQQFSMQDQVRADTPPTFLVHAQDDTVVSVHNSLVYYQALLRAGVSTEMHLFPQGGHGFGVRIPPGLTVAQWPELALRWIPSRHTEPARHE; encoded by the coding sequence ATGCGCCGCCCCCTGTTGCTGCCGTTGTTGATGCTGCTGTTGCTTGCCAGTCCCCTTGCCTTGGCCCGCGCGGCCGAACGTTCTGTGCCGGCCACCGAACCGGCCGCAGGCGCGCCGGACCGCATCGAGCTGTGGCCGCACGGCCAGGTCCCCGGCGAGACCGGCCCGGCCAGCGTGCCCAACGTGATCGAACGCAGTACCGACCCCGCGCTGCCGGACCGCTACATCGACAACGTCGGTGCGCCTTACCTGGTGGTGTACCGGCCGGCGCGCCCCAATGGCAGCGCCCTGCTGGTGGTGCCGGGCGGCGGCTACCAGCGCATCGTGCTGGACAAGGAGGGCACCGCCCTGGTGCCGGCATTTGTCGATGAGGGCGGGGTCACCCTGTTCGTGCTGCGCTATCGGTTGCCCGCCGGCCGTAATGACCGCCAGGCGGCGCTGGCCGATGCACAGCGCGCGATGCGGGTGATCCGCGCCGGGGCCGCGCGATGGCAGTTGGATCCGGCGCGTATCGGGGTGATGGGCTTTTCTGCCGGTGGGCATGTCGCCGCGCGGCTGAGCAACGGCTTCGATACGCCGGTGTACCCGCACCGCGACGCGATTGATGCGCTCAGCGCGCGACCGGATGTCGCGTTGCTGATCTACCCGGTGATCGACATGGGCAGCCATGCCCATACCGGCTCGCGTTCGCGCCTGCTCGGGCCGCATCCGGACAGCACGCTGCAGCAGTTCTCGATGCAGGACCAGGTCCGCGCCGATACCCCGCCCACCTTCCTGGTGCATGCGCAGGACGACACCGTGGTGTCGGTGCACAACAGCCTGGTCTATTACCAGGCGCTGCTGCGGGCCGGCGTGTCCACCGAAATGCACCTGTTCCCGCAGGGCGGCCACGGCTTCGGCGTGCGCATCCCGCCCGGTTTGACCGTTGCGCAGTGGCCCGAGCTGGCCCTGCGCTGGATCCCTTCGCGCCACACGGAGCCCGCGCGCCATGAGTGA
- a CDS encoding carboxylesterase/lipase family protein — protein MSESPADLQRRRFLRDSARYALMLGATSLPLLPAFAGVPGPRDDAAPLARVRSGRVRGQREQGVNVFRGIPYGADTAPRRFQPALPEVAWRGVRDALDYGNAAPQAGTEGPGSEDCLYLNVWTPALRDGGKRPIVFYIHGGAYNNGSGSDPLYDGSALCRRGDVVVVTVNHRLNVFGYLYLAQLGDARFADSGNVGQLDLVQALHWVRQHAAEFGGDAGNITVVGQSGGGAKIATLMAMPAARGLFQRAWTMSGQQVTAAGPRAATQRAQIAMQAVGAADADALRTLPMEALLAATRARDPSRVENSSLYVGPVLDGRSLPVHPFWPDAPAQSAGIPMVIGNTHDETRAFLGNDPANFALTWETLPAKLEKEQYVDLLPSVVIAEYRRLYPHYTPSEVFFAATTAGRSWRGAVEELEARARQGAPTWAYQLDWGSPLDGGKFGAFHTLDIPLVFDTTDRTGSRTGDSEAATRVAATMSEALIAFARHGDPNHAALPRWQTYSLARRETMLFDATSRQADDPRGGERRLYQQAPFIQRGTF, from the coding sequence ATGAGTGAGTCCCCCGCCGACCTGCAGCGTCGACGTTTCCTGCGCGACAGCGCGCGCTATGCCCTGATGCTGGGCGCCACCAGCCTGCCCCTGCTGCCGGCCTTCGCCGGCGTGCCTGGGCCGCGCGACGACGCCGCGCCGCTGGCCCGGGTACGCAGTGGCCGGGTGCGCGGGCAACGCGAGCAGGGGGTGAATGTGTTCCGCGGCATCCCTTATGGTGCCGACACCGCGCCCCGGCGGTTCCAGCCGGCGCTGCCCGAGGTGGCCTGGCGTGGCGTGCGCGATGCGTTGGACTATGGCAACGCCGCCCCGCAGGCCGGCACGGAAGGGCCAGGCAGCGAAGACTGTCTCTACCTCAACGTGTGGACCCCGGCGCTGCGCGACGGCGGCAAGCGGCCGATCGTGTTCTACATCCATGGCGGTGCGTACAACAACGGCTCCGGCAGCGACCCGCTGTACGACGGCAGCGCGCTGTGCCGGCGCGGCGACGTGGTAGTGGTCACGGTCAACCATCGGCTCAACGTGTTCGGCTACCTGTACCTGGCGCAGCTGGGCGATGCGCGCTTCGCCGACTCGGGCAATGTCGGCCAGCTCGACCTGGTGCAGGCGCTGCACTGGGTGCGCCAGCATGCCGCCGAGTTCGGGGGCGATGCCGGCAACATCACTGTGGTGGGGCAGTCCGGTGGCGGCGCCAAGATCGCCACGCTGATGGCCATGCCGGCCGCACGTGGTCTGTTCCAGCGCGCCTGGACCATGAGTGGGCAGCAGGTCACCGCGGCCGGCCCGCGTGCGGCCACCCAGCGCGCGCAGATCGCGATGCAGGCGGTGGGCGCGGCCGATGCCGATGCGCTGCGCACGCTGCCGATGGAGGCGCTGCTGGCGGCCACACGTGCACGCGATCCTTCGCGCGTGGAGAACAGCAGCCTCTACGTCGGTCCCGTGCTGGATGGCCGTTCGCTGCCGGTGCACCCCTTCTGGCCGGACGCCCCGGCGCAGTCCGCCGGCATTCCGATGGTGATCGGCAACACCCACGATGAAACCCGCGCCTTCCTCGGCAACGACCCGGCCAATTTCGCGCTCACGTGGGAGACGCTGCCGGCCAAGCTGGAAAAAGAGCAGTACGTGGACCTGCTGCCCTCGGTGGTGATCGCCGAGTACCGCCGCCTGTATCCGCACTACACGCCTTCGGAGGTGTTCTTCGCGGCCACCACCGCCGGCCGCTCGTGGCGCGGTGCGGTGGAGGAACTGGAGGCGCGCGCACGCCAGGGCGCACCCACCTGGGCCTATCAGCTGGACTGGGGCTCACCGTTGGACGGCGGCAAGTTCGGTGCCTTCCACACCCTGGACATCCCGTTGGTGTTTGATACCACCGACCGCACCGGCTCGCGCACCGGCGACAGCGAAGCGGCCACGCGCGTGGCTGCGACCATGAGCGAGGCCTTGATCGCCTTCGCCCGCCACGGCGATCCCAACCACGCCGCGCTGCCGCGCTGGCAGACCTATTCGCTCGCCCGCCGCGAAACGATGCTGTTCGACGCCACGTCGCGGCAGGCCGACGACCCGCGTGGCGGCGAGCGTCGTCTCTATCAGCAGGCCCCCTTCATCCAGCGCGGTACGTTCTGA
- a CDS encoding rhamnogalacturonan acetylesterase codes for MRASTWLLGSLLFGALGTAHAAADPAVLDRPPPTPIRASKIVLVGDSTTAVQGGWGPAFCARHVTSFLTCTNLARGGRSTYNYRAEGSWALAEAEMRTPGYARTWVLVQFGHNDQPGKPGRSTDLQREFPDNLRRYVREIRAAGAQPVLVTPLTRRQFTDGVLIDDLAPWAEAVRSVAREMEVPLVDLHARSRAVVQALGPVAAMPLAQAAATPAQVSAALGGTTVGAAPVAGAPAAQDNAVAEPMGQAKVAFDYTHLGPDGAALFATLVTEELARQVPSLRPLLIP; via the coding sequence ATGCGCGCGTCGACCTGGCTGCTGGGCAGCCTGCTGTTCGGTGCACTGGGCACGGCGCACGCCGCCGCAGATCCGGCGGTGCTGGATCGTCCGCCACCGACGCCGATCCGCGCCAGCAAGATCGTGCTGGTGGGCGATTCCACCACCGCCGTGCAGGGGGGCTGGGGCCCGGCCTTCTGCGCGCGCCACGTGACCTCGTTCCTGACCTGCACCAACCTGGCCCGGGGCGGGCGCAGCACCTACAACTACCGCGCCGAAGGCTCCTGGGCGCTGGCCGAGGCGGAGATGCGCACGCCCGGTTACGCGCGCACCTGGGTGCTGGTGCAGTTCGGCCATAACGACCAGCCGGGCAAGCCGGGGCGCTCCACCGACCTACAACGCGAGTTCCCGGACAACCTGCGCCGCTACGTGCGCGAGATCCGTGCGGCGGGCGCGCAGCCGGTGCTGGTCACGCCGCTGACCCGCCGCCAGTTCACCGATGGCGTGCTGATCGACGATCTGGCGCCCTGGGCCGAGGCCGTGCGCAGCGTGGCGCGCGAGATGGAGGTGCCGCTGGTCGACCTGCATGCCCGCAGCCGTGCGGTGGTGCAGGCGCTGGGACCGGTGGCGGCCATGCCGCTGGCGCAGGCGGCGGCCACCCCGGCGCAGGTCAGCGCGGCGCTGGGCGGCACGACCGTGGGGGCAGCGCCCGTCGCGGGGGCACCGGCCGCACAGGACAACGCCGTCGCCGAGCCGATGGGCCAGGCCAAGGTCGCGTTCGACTACACCCACCTGGGCCCGGACGGCGCGGCGCTGTTTGCCACGCTGGTGACCGAGGAACTGGCCCGGCAGGTGCCGTCCTTGCGGCCGCTGCTGATCCCGTGA
- a CDS encoding cysteine dioxygenase family protein, producing the protein MQDQRNLFPPFHGRDRLIAAIDHAVQHESPQQIAATLRSALREAIADSRIQLPACVHHPIEDHYARRELYRSAAHGYSIVAMSWGPGQGTPLHDHSGLWCVEGVWLGQLEITQYRLLERDGERFRFRAEPAVLGDCGSAGSLIPPHEYHTIRNTSDDSLAISVHVYEGEMTRSAIFEPDAGDWYQRRVQVMETDAA; encoded by the coding sequence ATGCAAGACCAACGCAATCTCTTCCCGCCCTTCCATGGCCGTGATCGACTGATCGCGGCCATCGACCACGCGGTGCAGCACGAGAGCCCGCAGCAGATCGCCGCCACCCTGCGCAGCGCGTTGCGCGAGGCCATCGCCGACAGCCGCATCCAGCTGCCGGCCTGCGTGCACCATCCCATCGAAGACCACTACGCCCGCCGCGAGCTGTACCGCAGCGCCGCGCACGGCTACAGCATCGTGGCGATGAGCTGGGGGCCGGGGCAGGGCACGCCGCTGCACGACCACAGCGGGCTGTGGTGCGTGGAAGGGGTGTGGCTGGGCCAGCTGGAAATCACCCAGTACCGGCTGCTCGAACGCGACGGCGAGCGCTTCCGCTTCCGTGCCGAACCGGCGGTGCTGGGCGACTGCGGCAGTGCCGGCAGCCTGATCCCGCCGCACGAATACCACACCATCCGCAACACCAGCGACGACAGCCTGGCCATCTCGGTGCATGTGTACGAGGGCGAGATGACCCGCAGCGCGATCTTCGAACCCGACGCAGGCGACTGGTACCAGCGCCGCGTGCAGGTGATGGAAACCGACGCGGCCTAG
- a CDS encoding PhzF family phenazine biosynthesis protein: protein MRTFPFQQVNVFSQDPLRGNPLAVVLEADGVEDARMAAFARWTNLSETTFLLPPTDPQADYRVRIFTTLEELPFAGHPTLGSCHAWLAHGGVPKGEEIVQECGIGLVRIRRSDAGLAFLAPPLLRGEALTPDLRERVRRGLGVAAEDVVDARWADNGTGWLALRLRDRAAVLAVQPDYAQLMGLKVGVFGPWLASDGSEAQYESRAFIAGDGAPEDPATGSLNAGIARWLLGTGEAPERYVISQGTAIGRAGRLRVERLGDALWIGGDCVTCIEGQVTL from the coding sequence ATGCGTACGTTTCCGTTCCAGCAGGTCAATGTCTTCAGCCAGGATCCCCTGCGGGGCAATCCGCTGGCCGTGGTGCTGGAGGCCGACGGCGTGGAAGACGCCCGCATGGCGGCCTTTGCGCGCTGGACCAACCTGAGCGAAACCACGTTCCTGCTGCCGCCCACCGATCCGCAGGCGGACTACCGCGTGCGCATCTTCACCACGCTGGAAGAGCTGCCGTTTGCCGGGCATCCCACCCTGGGCAGCTGCCATGCCTGGCTGGCCCACGGCGGCGTGCCCAAGGGCGAGGAGATCGTGCAGGAGTGCGGGATCGGACTGGTGCGGATCCGCCGCAGCGACGCCGGCCTGGCCTTCCTGGCGCCGCCGCTGCTGCGGGGCGAAGCGTTGACGCCGGACCTGCGTGAGCGCGTCCGACGCGGCCTGGGCGTGGCGGCGGAGGACGTGGTGGACGCCCGCTGGGCCGACAACGGCACCGGCTGGCTGGCACTGCGCCTGCGCGATCGTGCCGCGGTGCTGGCGGTCCAGCCGGACTATGCGCAGCTGATGGGCCTGAAGGTGGGTGTGTTCGGGCCGTGGCTCGCCAGCGATGGCAGCGAGGCCCAGTACGAGAGCCGCGCCTTCATTGCCGGCGACGGCGCACCGGAAGACCCGGCCACCGGCAGCCTCAATGCCGGCATCGCGCGCTGGCTGCTGGGCACCGGCGAAGCGCCGGAACGCTATGTGATCAGCCAGGGCACGGCGATCGGGCGTGCCGGTCGGCTGCGGGTAGAGCGGCTAGGCGATGCGCTGTGGATCGGCGGCGACTGCGTGACCTGCATCGAGGGCCAGGTCACGCTGTGA